One window of Biomphalaria glabrata chromosome 6, xgBioGlab47.1, whole genome shotgun sequence genomic DNA carries:
- the LOC129926954 gene encoding uncharacterized protein LOC129926954, producing the protein MRSLIFVVLVAAIGFAAAEWRVSPYVGEGIPECLEPYFECIETFFKLLADLILQAKEKFGAVTVIEIIKKILEHLIPELGTSGGDPWNSLTDIQGLTATATKLIPWVKKADQGDTFTNLLEGLLHGSQQVDNLQLSFSNVFD; encoded by the exons ATGCGTTCTCTGATTTTTGTTGTACTTGTTGCTGCAATAGGATTTGCTGCCGCTGAATGGAGAG TGTCCCCTTACGTTGGGGAGGGTATTCCAGAGTGTTTAGAACCGTATTTTGAGTGTATAGAAACATTTTTCAAGCTGTTGGCCGATCTAATTCTACAAGCCAAAGAGAAATTTGGTGCCGTCACTGTCATTGAAATCATCAAGAAGATTTTGGAACATTTGATTCCCGAATTAGGCACAAGTGGAGGTGATCCATGGAATTCGCTAACCGATATTCAAGGTCTGACTGCTACAGCTACGAAATTAATTCCATGGGTAAAGAAAGCAGATCAGGGTGATACATTCACGAACCTACTAGAAGGCTTGTTACATGGATCACAGCAAGTGGATAACTTACAGCTATCTTTTTCCAACGTCTTTGACTAA